The following proteins come from a genomic window of Trifolium pratense cultivar HEN17-A07 linkage group LG4, ARS_RC_1.1, whole genome shotgun sequence:
- the LOC123882085 gene encoding J protein JJJ2-like has protein sequence MGQESDSKSKLVIEICSISTRSASCVHRILSNPTKTTFIDWYCILGVEENAGVSLIRKRYHKLALQLHPDKNKHPKAEIAFKLVSEANACLTNVAKREAFDFERYKHFCIECKRIPYTKSANVSVNSGGSGFKAWNIITKSQTFKFWRNIRDVRERFNEEAKVIENCLRVNSMSRKESPLYNPASYLHRSKSMHRFEKETPVFNPSDYLYQGYPHMRGFGNKNASTFMYLQTASMLQNEKRGAQHSSPVFEVKTRSMFTNQFAFVPSRY, from the exons ATGGGACAAGAATCAGATTCCAAATCCAAGTTGGTGATAGAAATTTGCTCCATTTCAACACGTTCTGCATCTTGTGTTCATAGGATTCTTTCAAATCCAACCAAAACAACTTTCATTGACTGGTATTGCATTCTTGGA GTGGAAGAAAATGCAGGTGTAAGTCTCATTCGCAAGAGATACCATAAACTTG caTTGCAACTTCACCCAGATAAGAACAAACATCCAAAAGCTGAAATTGCCTTCAAACTTGTTTCTGAG GCAAATGCATGTctaactaatgtagcaaaaagAGAAGCTTTCGATTTCGAGAGGTACAAGCATTTCTGCATTGAGTGCAAGAGAATTCCTTATACAAAATCGGCCAATGTTTCTGTCAATTCTGGTGGTTCAGGTTTCAAGGCATGGAATATTATCACGAAATCGCAGACTTTTAAGTTTTGGAGAAATATTAGGGATGTGAGAGAGAGATTTAATGAGGAGGCTAAGGTGATTGAGAATTGTTTGAGAGTAAATTCAATGTCAAGGAAAGAATCACCACTCTACAATCCAGCTAGTTATCTACATAGGAGCAAGTCAATGCATAGATTTGAGAAAGAAACGCCCGTTTTCAATCCGTCGGATTATTTGTACCAAGGTTATCCTCATATGAGAGGTTTTGGTAACAAGAATGCTTCCACATTTATGTACTTGCAGACAGCTAGTATGCTGCAGAATGAAAAGCGAGGAGCGCAGCATAGCTCGCCTGTTTTTGAGGTCAAAACACGGAGTATGTTTACAAACCAGTTTGCTTTTGTACCATCAAGATATTAG
- the LOC123882088 gene encoding uncharacterized protein LOC123882088, translating into MGVVYPDLDEALALASLPGDVDGYISICGYGSLLSEKSARSTFPHLINFRTAKLTGFRRLFSVVGAFFFTNAIANLKTQEIAGLSVEPCQFETIIITVFDIKKSEIPAFIKREREYRFLAVVPESLDGKPFTNPAVLCASYTDEEFFKFRCSEGREMYFQQYGEYNIHKIWRDDALPCRVYLRHCVLAAKNLGDEAYNNFLDHTFVADRKTTIRQYFEKMGTSIMDEEPPESLKTRYGG; encoded by the exons ATGGGCGTGGTGTACCCTGATCTCGACGAAGCCTTGGCGTTGGCCTCTCTTCCCGGTGATGTTGACGGTTACATCTCCATTTGCGGTTACGGTTCTCTCCTCTCCG AGAAAAGTGCCAGAAGCACGTTTCCTCATCTAATTAACTTCCGAACAGCAAAATTAACCGGTTTCCGCCGTCTCTTCTCCGTAGTTGGAGCTTTCTTTTTCACAAATGCCATTGCCAACCTCAAAACTCAg GAAATTGCTGGTCTCTCTGTTGAGCCTTGTCAATTTGAAACCATTATAATTACTGTTTTTGATATTAAGAAATCTGAG ATTCCAGCGTTTATCAAAAGAGAGCGCGAATATCGCTTTTTAGCT GTTGTTCCTGAATCACTAGATGGGAAGCCCTTTACCAATCCAGCA GTCCTTTGTGCATCTTACACTGATGAGGAATTCTTTAAATTTAGATGCAGTG AGGGAAGGGAAATGTATTTTCAACAATATGGAGAATATAATATCCATAAGATTTGGCGCGATGATGCTTTACCATGCCGTGTTTATCTTCGACACTG TGTTCTGGCCGCGAAAAACCTCGGTGACGAAGCTTACAACAACTTCTTAGATCACACCTTCGTTGCTGATCGCAAAACAACAATACGGCAGTACTTTGAGAAAATGGGCACAAGCATCATGGACGAAGAGCCCCCTGAATCCTTAAAAACACGTTATGGCGGTTGA
- the LOC123882087 gene encoding probable protein phosphatase 2C 73 isoform X1, which yields MVHFPSFVNGLARTISIKKEKNFQKDDARKAVEELAKEARKNELFLSSSGVVRSNKDNSFVSVFTHRGQKGVNQDRLVVWEEFGCQQDMMFCGVFDGHGPWGHFVAKRVRKLVPAILLCNWQENLLAAKSIDLNFKMEEDKNVHGLDLWKQSYIKAFAAVDQDLKQHTGIDSFRSGTTALTFIKQGENLIIANVGDSRLVLATTSEDGTLFPLQLTTDFKPNLPKEAERIKESKGRVFCMKDEPGVYRIWMPNCKTPGLAISRAFGDYCMKDYGLISVPDVTQRKITTRDQFIILASDGVWDVVSNQEAVKIVYTASHKEKASERLVKYAMREWKRKRSGIAMDDMSVICLFFNQLPATKVVD from the exons ATGGTTCATTTCCCATCTTTTGTAAACGGATTGGCAAGAACAATATCAatcaagaaagagaagaattttCAAAAGGATGATGCAAGAAAAGCTGTGGAAGAATTGGCAAAAGAAGCAAGAAAGAATGAATTGTTTTTGAGTTCCTCTGGAGTTGTTAGGTCCAACAAGGACAACAGTTTTGTTTCTGTTTTTACACATAGAGGCCAAAAAGGAGTCAACCAAGATCGCCTCGTTGTTTGGGAG GAATTTGGTTGCCAACAAGACATGATGTTTTGTGGAGTTTTTGATGGGCATGGTCCTTGGGGACATTTTGTAGCTAAAAGGGTAAGGAAATTAGTACCAGCCATTTTGCTATGCAATTGGCAAGAAAATCTTCTGGCTGCAAAATCAATTGACCTGAATTTTAAGATGGAAGAAGACAAAAATGTTCATGGATTGGACCTATGGAAACAGTCCTACATAAAGGCTTTTGCTGCCGTTGACCAAGATTTGAAGCAGCACACTGGAATTGATTCATTTAGAAGTGGCACTACAGCTTTGACATTTATCAAACAG GGTGAAAACCTTATTATAGCAAATGTGGGTGATTCAAGACTTGTGTTGGCTACAACTTCAGAAGATGGCACATTATTTCCACTTCAGCTTACTACTGACTTCAAACCAAATTTACCAA AGGAAGCAGAGCGTATAAAAGAATCAAAAGGACGTGTATTTTGTATGAAAGATGAACCAGGAGTGTACAGAATTTGGATGCCAAACTGTAAAACACCAGGATTAGCAATATCTAGAGCTTTTGGTGATTATTGTATGAAAGATTATGGTCTAATCTCTGTGCCAGATGTGACACAGAGAAAAATTACCACTAGGGATCAATTTATCATCTTAGCTTCAGATGGG GTGTGGGATGTGGTATCAAACCAAGAGGCAGTGAAGATAGTTTATACCGCATCACATAAAGAAAAAGCAAGTGAAAGGCTTGTGAAGTATGCTATGCGTGAATGGAAAAGAAAGAGAAGTGGTATTGCTATGGATGATATGTCAGTAATTTGCCTCTTCTTTAATCAACTTCCAGCCACTAAAGTTGTTGATTAA
- the LOC123882087 gene encoding probable protein phosphatase 2C 34 isoform X2 encodes MISIYAVIMVHFPSFVNGLARTISIKKEKNFQKDDARKAVEELAKEARKNELFLSSSGVVRSNKDNSFVSVFTHRGQKGVNQDRLVVWEEFGCQQDMMFCGVFDGHGPWGHFVAKRVRKLVPAILLCNWQENLLAAKSIDLNFKMEEDKNVHGLDLWKQSYIKAFAAVDQDLKQHTGIDSFRSGTTALTFIKQGENLIIANVGDSRLVLATTSEDGTLFPLQLTTDFKPNLPKEAERIKESKGRVFCMKDEPGVYRIWMPNCKTPGLAISRAFGDYCMKDYGLISVPDVTQRKITTRDQFIILASDGVWDVVSNQEAVKIVYTASHKEKASERLVKYAMREWKRKRSGIAMDDMSVICLFFNQLPATKVVD; translated from the exons ATGATTAGTATATATGCAGTTATCATGGTTCATTTCCCATCTTTTGTAAACGGATTGGCAAGAACAATATCAatcaagaaagagaagaattttCAAAAGGATGATGCAAGAAAAGCTGTGGAAGAATTGGCAAAAGAAGCAAGAAAGAATGAATTGTTTTTGAGTTCCTCTGGAGTTGTTAGGTCCAACAAGGACAACAGTTTTGTTTCTGTTTTTACACATAGAGGCCAAAAAGGAGTCAACCAAGATCGCCTCGTTGTTTGGGAG GAATTTGGTTGCCAACAAGACATGATGTTTTGTGGAGTTTTTGATGGGCATGGTCCTTGGGGACATTTTGTAGCTAAAAGGGTAAGGAAATTAGTACCAGCCATTTTGCTATGCAATTGGCAAGAAAATCTTCTGGCTGCAAAATCAATTGACCTGAATTTTAAGATGGAAGAAGACAAAAATGTTCATGGATTGGACCTATGGAAACAGTCCTACATAAAGGCTTTTGCTGCCGTTGACCAAGATTTGAAGCAGCACACTGGAATTGATTCATTTAGAAGTGGCACTACAGCTTTGACATTTATCAAACAG GGTGAAAACCTTATTATAGCAAATGTGGGTGATTCAAGACTTGTGTTGGCTACAACTTCAGAAGATGGCACATTATTTCCACTTCAGCTTACTACTGACTTCAAACCAAATTTACCAA AGGAAGCAGAGCGTATAAAAGAATCAAAAGGACGTGTATTTTGTATGAAAGATGAACCAGGAGTGTACAGAATTTGGATGCCAAACTGTAAAACACCAGGATTAGCAATATCTAGAGCTTTTGGTGATTATTGTATGAAAGATTATGGTCTAATCTCTGTGCCAGATGTGACACAGAGAAAAATTACCACTAGGGATCAATTTATCATCTTAGCTTCAGATGGG GTGTGGGATGTGGTATCAAACCAAGAGGCAGTGAAGATAGTTTATACCGCATCACATAAAGAAAAAGCAAGTGAAAGGCTTGTGAAGTATGCTATGCGTGAATGGAAAAGAAAGAGAAGTGGTATTGCTATGGATGATATGTCAGTAATTTGCCTCTTCTTTAATCAACTTCCAGCCACTAAAGTTGTTGATTAA
- the LOC123882089 gene encoding growth/differentiation factor 7: protein MMMIADTVTFTAAKSLSILRSYQFSIADSSTDQISAMIHPCDTVAPPPVKPSTHRMPRRTITRRRRRTRRKLSGDDSGGDGLFFGDGGDGVFGGGSGGFGGGGGSGDWNFNRFGEGDNWDESSLPDPAFDFVYKALSCIMLLHCVDFAYKKIVRIIAGESIVDSDREKVPTRLAPIC from the coding sequence ATGATGATGATCGCCGACACCGTCACATTCACCGCCGCAAAAAGTCTCAGCATCCTCCGTAGCTATCAATTTTCAATCGCCGATTCATCCACCGATCAGATCTCAGCTATGATTCACCCTTGCGATACCGTGGCACCACCGCCAGTGAAACCTAGTACACATAGGATGCCACGACGGACAATTACTCGGAGAAGACGGAGAACTAGACGGAAGTTGTCCGGCGATGATTCTGGAGGTGATGGATTGTTCTTCGGTGATGGCGGTGACGGTGTTTTTGGAGGTGGAAGTGGAGGTTTTGGTGGTGGCGGAGGTAGTGGTGATTGGAATTTCAATAGATTTGGAGAAGGAGATAATTGGGATGAAAGTTCTTTGCCGGATCCTGCGTTTGATTTCGTTTATAAGGCGTTGTCGTGTATTATGCTTTTGCATTGTGTGGATTTTGCGTATAAGAAGATTGTTAGAATTATTGCGGGTGAATCAATTGTTGATTCTGATAGGGAAAAGGTTCCTACAAGATTGGCTCCAATTTGCTGA
- the LOC123882090 gene encoding putative lysozyme-like protein, with product MNSNYGKPNPQKSSSVSLDNFNFDLDLGIGSNRSKSLKDQKNPNPSYSNSYSTPSYSSAQPKKTTWTHQPTQTPAGLPGAPPSMVGDIFGKSWGSTQPSGPSIGIVNKNPNLFGDLVTSALGQGSSSSSNVPLKNATPKPKNSSFSMSNVADSLPKPANTTTQSGSTWGSSSGSFNLNANKTPNLGGPSIRSGVGVAASGTGIGSSNKDPFSSLAGFGSNGSKQNSTLNSAAKPQKIDLEDDGFGDFQNASKPSSNAFPSSGGSSGINFDFTGSSASNKTPVQASSGGGDPMDMFFTSSTASSGGGGGGGAAAASSEIDDWGTEFGSGNHDVGGTTTELDGLPPPPAGISGSAAKGKGMDNYKQGQFADAIKWLSWALIILEKAGDGAGTAEVLSCRASCYKEVGEYKKAVADCTKVIGNDEKNVSVLVQRALLYESMEKYKLGAEDLKTVLKIDPTNRVARSTVHRLAKMAE from the exons ATGAATTCCAATTATGGAAAACCCAATCCTCAAAAATCATCCTCTGTTTCTCTCGACAACTTCAATTTCGATCTTGATCTCGGAATCGGATCCAATCGATCCAAATCCCTAAAAGATCAGAAAAACCCCAATCCTTCTTATTCCAATTCCTATTCAACTCCTTCATATTCATCAGCGCAACCCAAAAAAACCACTTGGACCCATCAACCCACTCAAACTCCGGCCGGATTACCCGGTGCACCACCGTCGATGGTTGGTGACATCTTCGGAAAAAGTTGGGGATCTACTCAACCGTCTGGTCCTAGCATTGGGATTGTTAATAAAAACCCTAATTTATTTGGGGATTTGGTAACCTCTGCTTTGGGTCaaggttcttcttcttcttcaaatgtTCCTCTGAAAAATGCAACTCCAAAACCTAAAAATTCTTCTTTTTCAATGTCAAATGTGGCTGATTCTTTGCCTAAACCTGCTAATACAACAACACAGAGTGGTTCTACTTGGGGATCATCTTCTGGGAGTTTTAATTTGAATGCTAATAAAACTCCCAATCTTGGTGGTCCTTCGATTCGAAGTGGCGTTGGTGTTGCTGCATCTGGTACTGGAATTGGTTCTAGTAACAAAGATCCTTTTAGTTCATTGGCTGGTTTTGGATCTAATGGATCTAAGCAAAATTCTACTCTTAATTCAGCTGCTAAACCTCAGAAAATTGATTTAGAAGATGATGGTTTTGGAGATTTTCAAAATGCTTCAAAACCAAGCTCTAATGCATTTCCATCAAGTGGTGGTAGTTCTggaattaattttgattttactGGTTCGTCCGCTTCGAATAAGACACCGGTTCAAGCTTCTTCGGGTGGTGGTGATCCAATGGATATGTTTTTCACATCTTCAACTGCGTCATCtggaggtggtggtggcggtggtGCAGCGGCAGCATCATCTGAAATTGATGATTGGGGTACTGAGTTTGGAAGTGGAAACCATGATGTGGGTGGAACAACTACTGAGCTTGATGGGCTTCCACCTCCTCCTGCTGGGATATCAGGTTCTGCTGCTAAAGGCAAAGGGATGGATAATTACAAACAGGGGCAGTTTGCTGATGCTATTAAATGGCTTTCATGGGCTCTCATCATTTTAGAGAAAGCTGGTGATGGTGCTGGCACGGCGGAGGTTTTGTCATGCAGAGCTTCCTGTTATAAAGAAGTTGGAGAGTATAAAAAAGCAGTGGCGGATTGTACTAAG GTTATTGGAAACGATGAAAAAAATGTATCTGTCCTCGTTCAGCGTGCTCTCTTGTACGAGAGTATGGAAAAGTACAAACTTGGTGCTGAAGACCTGAAAACTGTGCTGAAGATTGATCCTACTAATAGGGTTGCTAGAAGTACTGTTCACCGGTTGGCTAAGATGGCTGAATAG